One Natrinema halophilum genomic window carries:
- a CDS encoding polysaccharide biosynthesis C-terminal domain-containing protein — MNRSLASGVFSVVSAKIIVLFVTALSTPLLYRFLGASAFGEYAILLSVFAIYMIFISSGITDGVRKFLAEDRGVANWSEHVVGFYFRLAVLLSVLGALLLVIATRFGLVSAAFGSELSVYFYVLAALVVSAQFRDYARKTLMGFGLERYSEPLKILDKVGFVVIAIPLTYAGVGVMGALAGHLIASLLVAAVGLTLVHRQVPLSCVFSSPPERFPRKKMLTFNSMSIALIFLLMSLYHIDIMMLHRFRESAAVGNYKAALTIAEFLWFVPMAIQTVFVHSTSELWSQNRLREISELASRTTRYTFLVTAVMAVGLAALADVAVPLYFGVEAMPAITPLLLLLPGALGFALARPILAISQGEGTLRYPVAATGGAAMINFVLNAVLIPPFGMEGAAIATSIGYGSMFLFHCWSARHVGFDPLADARLVRATLTAVLAAGPILALSTVITNPWIALAVVPPVGLLIFVTFALLVGALDPAEPFEVLSAFPDPIGAKADEVYRWLVGGESTEASPNWLQSLLFVAGLSLLLSGLAFGILEPGIQTVAP; from the coding sequence ATGAACAGAAGCCTGGCAAGCGGTGTCTTCTCAGTCGTTAGTGCAAAAATCATCGTTCTCTTTGTTACTGCACTCTCAACGCCGCTCCTATACAGATTCCTTGGCGCATCGGCATTCGGGGAATATGCAATTTTGCTCTCAGTTTTCGCGATTTACATGATCTTCATTAGCTCAGGAATCACTGATGGTGTCAGAAAATTCCTTGCCGAAGACCGCGGCGTAGCTAATTGGAGCGAACATGTCGTCGGATTTTACTTTCGATTAGCGGTTCTCCTTTCCGTCCTCGGCGCCCTGTTGCTGGTTATTGCGACCAGATTCGGCCTCGTCTCCGCCGCATTTGGATCTGAATTATCAGTGTATTTTTATGTCCTGGCCGCGCTCGTCGTTTCCGCACAGTTTCGCGACTACGCTCGAAAGACGCTCATGGGATTCGGTCTCGAGCGGTATTCTGAGCCGCTGAAAATCCTTGATAAAGTCGGTTTCGTCGTGATCGCGATTCCATTGACGTACGCCGGTGTCGGGGTGATGGGGGCACTCGCGGGACATCTGATCGCGAGCCTCCTGGTCGCCGCAGTAGGACTGACACTCGTTCACCGCCAGGTCCCGTTGTCGTGCGTGTTCAGCAGTCCTCCGGAACGATTCCCCCGAAAGAAAATGCTGACGTTCAATTCGATGAGCATCGCGTTGATATTCCTACTGATGTCGCTCTATCACATCGACATCATGATGCTCCACAGATTCCGCGAAAGTGCAGCGGTTGGGAACTACAAGGCGGCGCTCACAATAGCGGAATTTCTCTGGTTCGTTCCGATGGCGATTCAGACGGTATTCGTCCACTCGACGTCGGAACTATGGTCGCAGAACCGCCTTCGAGAGATCTCCGAACTGGCATCTCGGACGACGCGCTATACGTTTCTGGTGACGGCCGTCATGGCCGTCGGACTAGCGGCATTGGCGGATGTCGCAGTGCCGCTTTACTTCGGTGTCGAAGCCATGCCTGCGATCACGCCCCTATTGTTGTTGCTCCCGGGCGCACTCGGATTCGCGCTTGCTCGTCCGATCCTTGCGATTTCGCAAGGGGAGGGGACGCTTCGGTATCCGGTCGCGGCCACCGGTGGTGCAGCGATGATTAATTTCGTACTCAACGCCGTCCTTATTCCTCCTTTCGGGATGGAAGGTGCGGCTATCGCGACCAGTATTGGGTACGGTTCGATGTTCCTGTTTCACTGCTGGAGCGCCCGCCATGTCGGCTTCGATCCGCTCGCAGATGCACGCCTCGTTCGGGCAACGCTGACTGCCGTTCTCGCGGCTGGTCCGATCCTCGCCCTCTCGACGGTGATCACGAATCCGTGGATCGCACTCGCAGTCGTTCCGCCCGTCGGGTTGCTGATATTCGTCACGTTTGCGTTACTGGTCGGTGCACTGGACCCGGCCGAGCCGTTCGAGGTGCTTTCGGCCTTTCCCGATCCGATCGGCGCGAAGGCCGATGAGGTCTACAGGTGGCTCGTAGGCGGCGAGAGTACCGAGGCGTCCCCTAACTGGTTGCAGAGCCTGCTATTCGTCGCCGGACTCTCGCTGTTACTCTCCGGTCTCGCGTTCGGAATTCTCGAACCAGGGATACAGACCGTGGCACCGTAA